One window of the bacterium genome contains the following:
- a CDS encoding prepilin-type N-terminal cleavage/methylation domain-containing protein: MSERGYTILELMMVVCIIGVLSMVAMAEYNKVHNRAYVGAAMNDLQLLRKAISLYDAEWGTYPLGRAASPAALAAQLIDPTGQPYVDPPSGNNFESFQYVPPAQGDEYGDYAMVAICKDHWRTQLTIHQGQGIETLRLGGS; this comes from the coding sequence ATGAGTGAGCGCGGATATACGATTCTCGAGCTAATGATGGTAGTGTGCATCATCGGTGTGCTGTCGATGGTAGCCATGGCCGAGTATAACAAGGTTCATAACAGGGCCTATGTGGGCGCGGCTATGAATGACTTGCAGCTCTTACGTAAAGCGATTTCCCTGTACGACGCCGAATGGGGCACGTATCCGCTGGGCCGCGCCGCGTCTCCTGCCGCTCTGGCCGCGCAGCTCATCGATCCCACCGGCCAGCCCTATGTGGACCCGCCTTCCGGCAATAATTTCGAGTCTTTCCAATATGTTCCGCCTGCTCAGGGCGACGAGTACGGCGATTACGCCATGGTTGCAATTTGCAAAGACCATTGGCGAACGCAATTAACCATCCACCAGGGGCAGGGTATCGAAACCTTACGGCTCGGCGGCAGTTGA